One Massilia sp. 9096 genomic window carries:
- the nirD gene encoding nitrite reductase small subunit NirD: MHRDLQLNQWNAICTLDQIVPDTGVCALVDGRQVAVFRVGAANDASETRLFAIDNFDPNAQAGVLSRGLVGSIGERIVVASPIYKQHFDLQTGECLEAPHNSVASYPVRVEDGKVWVGA; this comes from the coding sequence ATGCACCGCGATCTTCAACTCAATCAATGGAACGCCATCTGCACCCTGGACCAGATCGTGCCCGACACCGGCGTCTGCGCGCTGGTCGATGGCCGCCAGGTGGCCGTGTTCCGTGTCGGCGCGGCGAACGATGCCAGCGAGACGCGCCTGTTCGCCATCGATAACTTCGATCCGAATGCGCAGGCGGGCGTGCTGTCGCGCGGGCTGGTCGGCTCGATCGGCGAGCGCATCGTGGTCGCCTCGCCGATCTACAAGCAGCACTTCGACCTGCAGACCGGCGAATGCCTGGAAGCGCCACATAACTCGGTGGCCAGCTATCCGGTACGCGTCGAGGATGGCAAGGTGTGGGTCGGCGCATGA
- a CDS encoding S9 family peptidase, translated as MRRPAFVALTILSLVHGAFAQTAPSPSTETPLIERAKLFGNPSKMAASVSPDGKWLSWIAPRDGVLNVWVAPIDKPGEAKPLTSEKTRPIRTTFWAPDSKSLLFINDKGGDENFLLYGVDVASGKQTSLTPFEKTRVMIVNISRQVKDRILVGVNNRDPRWHDVYSLDLASGKLTLVYKNEGGYAGFIADEQLKLRAAAKSRPDGGSDYFRMVDAKVEDKPFVQVGLDDSLTTSPLGFTTDGKTLYWRDSRGRDTAALVAQDFASGASSVVAQDPRADIESGLFDVRTGRIQAYEVEYLKHEYIPLDASVEADLKHLKGALKGDFQVHARSDQDDKWIVEDDPVSSPVSDWLYDRKTKKLTRLFVARPELEGAPLVPMFAEEIKSRDGLNLVSYLSLPKSVDPQGAGRPSHPVPMVLFVHGGPWARDSFGSNRSHQWLANRGYAVLSVNYRGSTGFGKNFISKGDLQWGRKMHDDLLDAVDWAVKNGVTTRDKVAIMGGSYGGYATLAGMAFTPSTFACGVDIVGPSNLFTLLQTIPPYWEAGKQQFYKRMGDPTTEEGRALLKERSPLNFADKISRPLLIGQGANDPRVNVRESDQIVAAMEAKHIPVTYVVFPDEGHGFARPVNNIAFNAVAENFLAPCLGGRAEPIGAALQPSTAQIKQGAQYVPGLKEAAPATQP; from the coding sequence ATGCGCCGTCCCGCCTTCGTAGCACTGACCATCCTGAGCCTTGTCCACGGCGCCTTCGCGCAAACCGCGCCGTCCCCGTCTACCGAGACGCCGCTGATCGAGCGCGCCAAGCTGTTCGGCAACCCGAGCAAGATGGCGGCCAGCGTCAGCCCGGACGGCAAGTGGCTGTCGTGGATCGCGCCACGCGACGGCGTGCTGAACGTCTGGGTGGCGCCGATCGACAAGCCGGGCGAGGCCAAGCCGCTCACGTCTGAGAAGACGCGTCCGATCCGCACGACGTTCTGGGCGCCGGACTCGAAATCGCTGCTGTTCATTAACGACAAGGGCGGCGACGAGAACTTTCTGCTGTACGGCGTCGACGTCGCCAGCGGCAAGCAGACCTCGCTGACGCCGTTCGAAAAGACGCGCGTCATGATCGTCAATATCAGCCGGCAGGTGAAGGACCGCATCCTGGTCGGCGTCAACAACCGCGACCCGCGCTGGCACGACGTCTACAGCCTCGACCTGGCGAGCGGCAAGCTGACCCTGGTATACAAGAACGAGGGCGGCTATGCCGGCTTCATCGCGGACGAGCAGCTCAAGCTGCGCGCGGCCGCCAAGTCGCGCCCCGACGGCGGCAGCGACTATTTCCGCATGGTTGACGCCAAGGTCGAGGACAAGCCCTTCGTGCAGGTCGGCCTGGACGATTCGCTGACGACGTCGCCGCTGGGCTTCACCACCGACGGCAAGACCTTGTACTGGCGCGATTCGCGCGGGCGCGACACGGCCGCGCTGGTGGCCCAGGATTTCGCCAGCGGCGCGAGCAGCGTCGTGGCCCAGGACCCGCGCGCCGACATCGAATCCGGCCTGTTCGACGTGCGCACCGGCCGCATCCAGGCCTACGAAGTGGAGTACCTGAAGCATGAATACATCCCGCTCGACGCCTCGGTCGAGGCCGACCTGAAGCACCTGAAGGGGGCGCTCAAGGGCGACTTCCAGGTGCACGCGCGCAGCGACCAGGACGACAAGTGGATCGTCGAGGACGACCCGGTCTCGAGTCCGGTATCCGACTGGCTGTACGATCGCAAGACCAAGAAACTGACCCGGCTGTTCGTCGCCCGTCCCGAACTCGAGGGCGCGCCGCTGGTGCCGATGTTCGCCGAGGAGATCAAGTCGCGCGACGGCCTGAACCTGGTTTCCTACCTGTCGCTGCCGAAGAGCGTCGACCCGCAGGGCGCTGGCCGTCCCTCGCATCCGGTGCCGATGGTGCTGTTCGTGCACGGCGGCCCGTGGGCGCGCGACAGCTTCGGCTCGAACCGCTCGCACCAGTGGCTGGCCAACCGCGGCTATGCGGTGCTGTCGGTGAACTACCGCGGCTCGACCGGCTTCGGCAAGAACTTCATCTCGAAGGGCGACCTGCAGTGGGGCCGCAAGATGCACGACGACCTGCTCGACGCGGTCGACTGGGCGGTCAAGAACGGCGTCACCACGCGCGACAAGGTCGCCATCATGGGCGGCTCCTACGGCGGTTACGCGACCCTGGCCGGCATGGCCTTCACGCCGTCGACCTTCGCCTGCGGCGTCGACATCGTCGGCCCGTCGAACCTGTTCACGCTGCTGCAGACCATTCCGCCTTACTGGGAAGCCGGCAAGCAGCAATTCTACAAACGCATGGGCGACCCGACCACCGAGGAAGGCCGCGCGCTGCTGAAGGAACGTTCGCCGCTCAACTTCGCAGACAAGATCAGCAGGCCGCTGCTGATCGGCCAGGGCGCGAACGACCCGCGCGTGAACGTGCGCGAGTCCGACCAGATCGTCGCGGCGATGGAGGCGAAGCATATCCCCGTGACCTACGTCGTGTTCCCGGACGAAGGCCACGGCTTTGCGCGCCCGGTCAACAACATCGCCTTCAATGCCGTGGCCGAAAACTTCCTGGCGCCTTGCCTGGGTGGACGCGCGGAGCCGATCGGCGCCGCGCTGCAGCCTTCGACCGCCCAGATCAAGCAAGGCGCGCAATACGTGCCGGGACTGAAGGAGGCGGCGCCGGCCACCCAACCGTAA
- a CDS encoding nitrate reductase has product MKLYPQLPIRAATVRTTCPYCGVGCGVSAGIDADGELAIAGDAAHPASQGRLCVKGSALGETVGLQGRLLAPMLRDGRALREAGWDEALAKVADGFSRIVAEHGPDAVALYVSGQLLTEDYYVANKFMKGYVGSANIDTNSRLCMSSAVAGHKRAFGEDLVPGAYEDFELADLVVLVGSNAAWCHPTLYQRLARAKEQRPQMQVVVIDPRRTATCDIADLHLAVKPGSDVWLFDGLLGYLAARAPDQAFVTAHTSGLADALAAAGEAGSLLDVAKACKLDPRQLLRFYELFAKTEKVVTAFTMGVNQSTSGADKVNAIINCHLVTGRIGKPGMGPFSLTGQPNAMGGREVGGLANMLAAHMELDHAGQRAALQDFWQAPRMAAQAGLKAVDLFRAIEEGKVKAVWIMATNPIVSLPDADQARRALEKCELVVASDIVLGTDTNAFADVLLPALGWGEKDGTVTNSERCISRQRAFLSAPGQARADWDIVCDVARRMGFSGFDFTAPHEIFDEHARLSSWRNGVAGQPRRMFDIGGLTGLTRGDYDALEPVQWPVRARGESTERLFADGRFAHADARARFVPTRVRAPAHLPDGDYPLVLNTGRVRDQWHTMTRTGRSPKLAEHMLEPTVDLHPQDALLCGVKEGELARVSSQWGAVVARVQHGGGIARGSVFMPIHWSAQTASDARVGAVVNPAVDPVSGEPEFKHTPVRVEPFGVNWYGFILSRGALPLDGAAHWTRIQGRDFIRYELAGRTKVFEAAGWGRGLLGVGLDDDEADWIELEDKSGGVYRAVHLVDGRIEACLFVSQRQDLPARAYLAGLFAKEELTPSERLGLLSGRAREAGEDPGPTVCSCFGVGRKTIEIAIRKNGCTDAAQVTACTKAGGNCGSCVPEIRAILAQTQAEARAEAAG; this is encoded by the coding sequence ATGAAGTTGTATCCGCAGTTGCCGATCCGCGCCGCGACCGTGCGCACCACCTGTCCGTATTGCGGCGTCGGCTGCGGCGTCTCGGCCGGCATCGATGCCGACGGCGAGCTGGCCATCGCCGGCGACGCCGCGCACCCCGCCAGCCAGGGCCGCCTGTGCGTGAAGGGCTCGGCGCTGGGCGAGACCGTCGGCCTGCAGGGCCGTCTGCTTGCGCCGATGCTGCGCGACGGACGCGCGCTGCGCGAAGCCGGCTGGGACGAGGCGCTGGCCAAGGTCGCCGACGGTTTTTCCCGCATCGTCGCCGAGCACGGCCCGGACGCGGTCGCGCTGTACGTCTCCGGCCAGCTGCTGACCGAGGACTACTACGTCGCCAACAAGTTCATGAAGGGCTACGTCGGCAGCGCCAACATCGACACCAACTCGCGCCTGTGCATGTCCTCGGCCGTGGCCGGCCACAAGCGCGCCTTCGGCGAAGACCTGGTGCCGGGCGCGTACGAGGATTTCGAGCTGGCCGACCTGGTCGTGCTGGTCGGCTCCAACGCCGCCTGGTGCCACCCGACGCTGTACCAGCGCCTCGCGCGCGCGAAGGAACAGCGCCCGCAGATGCAGGTCGTGGTGATCGACCCGCGCCGCACCGCCACCTGCGACATCGCCGACCTGCACTTGGCCGTCAAGCCGGGCAGCGACGTCTGGCTGTTCGACGGCCTGCTCGGCTACCTGGCCGCGCGTGCGCCCGACCAGGCTTTCGTCACCGCGCACACCAGCGGCCTGGCCGATGCGCTGGCCGCGGCCGGCGAGGCCGGCAGCCTCCTGGACGTCGCCAAGGCCTGCAAGCTCGACCCGCGGCAGCTGCTGCGCTTTTACGAGCTGTTCGCAAAAACCGAAAAGGTCGTCACCGCCTTCACGATGGGCGTGAACCAGTCGACCAGCGGCGCCGACAAGGTCAACGCCATCATCAACTGCCACCTGGTGACCGGCCGCATCGGCAAGCCGGGCATGGGGCCGTTTTCCCTGACCGGCCAGCCGAACGCGATGGGCGGGCGTGAAGTCGGCGGCCTGGCCAACATGCTGGCGGCGCACATGGAGCTCGACCATGCCGGCCAGCGCGCCGCGCTGCAGGACTTCTGGCAGGCGCCGCGCATGGCCGCCCAGGCCGGCCTGAAGGCCGTCGACCTGTTCCGCGCGATCGAAGAGGGGAAAGTCAAAGCCGTGTGGATCATGGCGACCAACCCGATCGTCAGCCTGCCGGACGCCGACCAGGCGCGGCGCGCCTTGGAAAAGTGCGAACTGGTGGTGGCGTCCGACATCGTGCTCGGCACCGACACCAATGCGTTTGCCGACGTGCTGCTGCCGGCGCTGGGCTGGGGCGAGAAGGATGGCACGGTGACGAACTCCGAGCGCTGCATCTCGCGCCAGCGCGCTTTTCTCTCCGCCCCGGGCCAGGCGCGCGCCGACTGGGACATCGTCTGCGACGTCGCGCGCCGCATGGGCTTTTCGGGCTTCGACTTCACGGCGCCGCACGAGATTTTTGACGAGCATGCGCGGCTGTCGAGCTGGCGGAATGGTGTGGCGGGCCAGCCGCGCCGCATGTTCGACATCGGTGGCTTGACCGGGCTGACGCGTGGGGACTACGACGCGTTGGAACCGGTGCAGTGGCCGGTGCGCGCGCGCGGCGAGTCGACCGAGCGCCTGTTCGCCGATGGCCGCTTCGCGCACGCGGACGCGCGCGCGCGTTTCGTGCCCACGCGCGTGCGCGCGCCCGCGCACCTGCCCGACGGAGATTATCCCCTGGTACTCAACACCGGCCGCGTGCGCGACCAGTGGCACACCATGACCCGCACCGGCCGCTCACCCAAGCTGGCAGAGCACATGCTCGAACCGACCGTCGACCTGCACCCGCAGGATGCGCTGCTGTGCGGCGTGAAGGAAGGCGAGCTGGCGCGCGTGAGCAGCCAGTGGGGCGCCGTGGTGGCGCGGGTCCAGCACGGCGGCGGCATCGCGCGCGGCAGCGTGTTCATGCCGATCCACTGGAGCGCCCAGACGGCGTCCGATGCGCGCGTCGGCGCGGTGGTCAACCCGGCCGTCGATCCGGTCTCGGGCGAGCCGGAATTCAAGCACACGCCGGTGCGCGTCGAGCCGTTCGGCGTGAACTGGTACGGCTTCATCCTCAGCCGCGGCGCACTTCCGCTGGACGGCGCCGCGCACTGGACGCGCATCCAGGGCCGCGACTTCATCCGCTACGAGCTGGCCGGGCGCACCAAGGTGTTCGAGGCCGCCGGCTGGGGACGTGGCCTGCTGGGCGTGGGTCTGGACGACGACGAGGCCGACTGGATCGAACTCGAAGACAAGAGCGGCGGCGTGTACCGCGCGGTGCATCTGGTCGACGGCCGCATCGAAGCCTGCCTGTTCGTCTCGCAGCGCCAGGACCTGCCGGCGCGCGCCTACCTGGCCGGCCTGTTCGCCAAGGAGGAGCTGACCCCGAGCGAGCGCCTCGGCCTGCTGTCGGGCCGCGCGCGCGAGGCGGGGGAAGACCCGGGGCCGACCGTGTGCTCGTGCTTCGGGGTCGGCCGCAAGACCATCGAGATCGCGATCCGCAAGAACGGCTGCACGGACGCGGCGCAGGTCACGGCGTGTACGAAGGCGGGTGGCAATTGCGGATCGTGCGTGCCGGAGATCCGGGCGATTCTGGCGCAAACGCAGGCGGAGGCGCGGGCGGAGGCCGCGGGCTGA
- a CDS encoding helix-turn-helix transcriptional regulator: protein MDFPLNTSAQLSPVLRGFRKQAGLTQAEVALRIGTTQQTYARIEADPSTTSVGRFLAILQAIGAGMALQVAGSSTRPISRPRKSNTVHAQPKAGSMPSAKADGPGHSTPTKAMAAPAKLTPPSGKKEDW from the coding sequence ATGGACTTTCCTTTGAATACGTCCGCACAACTCTCGCCAGTGCTGCGCGGATTCCGAAAGCAAGCGGGCTTGACGCAAGCCGAAGTCGCCTTGCGGATCGGAACAACCCAGCAGACCTACGCGAGGATCGAAGCTGACCCGTCGACCACGAGCGTGGGACGGTTCCTGGCAATCCTGCAAGCCATTGGAGCCGGCATGGCGCTGCAAGTCGCAGGCTCGTCCACACGGCCAATATCCAGGCCACGTAAGTCAAATACCGTACACGCCCAACCAAAAGCCGGATCCATGCCGAGCGCGAAAGCGGACGGTCCAGGCCATTCGACACCAACCAAAGCGATGGCCGCACCGGCAAAACTGACGCCACCCTCAGGCAAGAAAGAAGACTGGTGA
- a CDS encoding MFS transporter — protein sequence MTTSRTAEQAKQPATANPATQATLSPALTFLLAAGTGLSVAALYYSQPLLGVLAGDLHASGRQIGWIPTLTQLGYAFGLLLLAPLGDRFDRRNIILIKSVILCAALVLTGFAPGLAVLMGASLVVGLFATVAQDIVPAAATLAPPEHRGKAVGTVMTGLLMGILLSRVASGFIAEHFGWRAVFLAAAVSIALMTIVLARGLPRFAPTTTQAYPALLRSLGHLWVAHRRLRLAAFGQGLLALGFSAFWSTLAVMLHGAPFHMGSAVAGSFGLAGAAGALAAPFAGRLADRRGPEWVTRLAAAITVVSFATMLAMPLLSTGAQLALLALATVGFDLGVQASLISHQSIVFGLEPPARSRLNAILMTSVFIGMAAGGFFGAQALAGWGWTGVVGVAMLASLVALGVRIHAAKVRDH from the coding sequence ATGACCACCTCCCGAACGGCGGAGCAGGCAAAACAGCCAGCCACGGCTAATCCGGCAACGCAGGCCACCTTGTCGCCCGCGCTGACCTTCCTGCTCGCCGCCGGCACCGGCCTGTCGGTCGCGGCGCTGTACTACAGCCAGCCGTTGCTGGGCGTGCTGGCCGGCGACCTGCACGCCAGCGGCCGCCAGATCGGCTGGATCCCGACGCTGACCCAGCTCGGCTACGCCTTCGGCCTGCTGCTGCTGGCGCCGCTGGGCGATCGTTTTGATCGCCGCAACATCATCCTGATCAAGTCGGTGATCCTGTGCGCGGCGCTGGTGCTGACCGGATTCGCGCCCGGCCTGGCGGTGCTGATGGGCGCCAGCCTGGTGGTCGGCCTGTTCGCCACCGTAGCCCAGGACATCGTTCCGGCCGCGGCCACGCTGGCGCCGCCCGAGCACCGCGGCAAGGCGGTCGGCACGGTGATGACCGGGCTGTTGATGGGCATCCTGCTGTCGCGCGTGGCGAGCGGCTTCATCGCCGAACATTTCGGCTGGCGCGCCGTGTTCCTGGCGGCCGCCGTCAGTATCGCGCTGATGACGATCGTGCTGGCGCGCGGCCTGCCGCGCTTTGCGCCGACAACGACCCAGGCTTATCCGGCGCTGCTGCGCTCGCTGGGCCACCTGTGGGTCGCGCACCGCCGGCTGCGCCTGGCCGCGTTCGGCCAGGGTCTGCTGGCGCTGGGTTTTTCGGCGTTCTGGTCGACGCTGGCCGTGATGCTGCACGGCGCGCCGTTCCACATGGGGTCGGCGGTGGCCGGTTCCTTTGGCCTGGCCGGCGCGGCCGGCGCCTTGGCCGCCCCATTCGCCGGGCGCCTGGCCGACCGCCGCGGTCCGGAGTGGGTGACGCGCCTGGCCGCCGCCATTACCGTCGTGTCGTTCGCGACCATGCTGGCGATGCCGCTGCTGTCGACCGGCGCCCAGCTGGCGCTGCTGGCGCTGGCCACGGTCGGCTTCGACCTGGGCGTGCAAGCCAGCCTGATCTCGCACCAGAGCATCGTGTTCGGCCTGGAGCCGCCGGCGCGCAGCCGCCTGAATGCCATCCTGATGACCAGCGTCTTCATCGGCATGGCGGCGGGCGGCTTCTTCGGCGCCCAGGCGCTGGCAGGCTGGGGCTGGACCGGCGTGGTCGGCGTGGCGATGCTGGCCAGCCTGGTGGCACTGGGGGTGCGCATCCACGCCGCCAAGGTGCGCGACCACTGA
- a CDS encoding NAD(P)/FAD-dependent oxidoreductase, translating to MNGAGDKPSLVVIGNGMAGMRTVEELLKLAPDMYRITVFGAEPHGNYNRILLSPVLAGEKTVDDIMLHTREWYAANGVTLHAGDPVVRIDRKKRVVHAASGLQVAYDRLLIATGSKPFIVPVPGHQLPGVIGFRDLQDVDTMLAAAHAGGKAVVIGGGLLGLEAANGLLRRGMQVSVVHLGGSLMNQQLDPPAAELLRASLERRGLRILLNRQTAAIEGAGKVEAIRFGDGERLEADLVVMAAGVRPNVELAQAAGLHVERAIVVDDTLQTYDPRVYAVGECVQHRRSTFGLVAPIWDQARVCAAHLAGHGHRRYVQQATATKLKVTGVDLYSAGDIVGGEGTEDLVLRDRRGGVYKRLVVAGNRLTGAVLYGDVLDGPWYFELIQKRTDISAMRDQLLFGQALCMAA from the coding sequence ATGAATGGCGCTGGCGACAAGCCGTCGCTCGTTGTCATCGGCAACGGCATGGCCGGCATGCGCACCGTCGAGGAGCTGCTCAAGCTCGCGCCGGACATGTACCGCATCACCGTGTTCGGCGCCGAGCCGCACGGTAACTACAACCGCATCCTGCTGTCCCCGGTGCTGGCCGGCGAAAAGACCGTCGACGACATCATGCTGCACACGCGCGAGTGGTACGCGGCAAATGGCGTCACGCTGCACGCCGGCGATCCGGTCGTGCGCATCGACCGCAAGAAGCGCGTGGTGCACGCGGCCTCCGGCCTGCAGGTGGCGTACGACCGGCTCCTGATCGCAACCGGGTCGAAACCGTTCATCGTGCCGGTGCCGGGCCACCAGCTGCCGGGCGTGATCGGCTTTCGCGACCTGCAGGACGTCGACACGATGCTCGCGGCCGCGCACGCCGGTGGCAAGGCGGTGGTGATCGGCGGCGGCCTGCTCGGCCTGGAAGCGGCCAACGGCCTGCTGCGCCGGGGCATGCAGGTCAGCGTCGTGCACCTGGGCGGCAGCCTGATGAACCAGCAGCTCGATCCGCCCGCGGCCGAGCTGCTGCGCGCCAGCCTGGAGCGGCGCGGCCTGCGCATCCTGCTCAACCGCCAGACCGCGGCGATCGAAGGCGCGGGCAAAGTCGAGGCGATCCGCTTCGGCGACGGCGAGCGCCTCGAGGCCGACCTGGTCGTGATGGCCGCCGGCGTGCGTCCCAACGTCGAGCTGGCCCAGGCGGCCGGCCTGCACGTCGAGCGCGCCATCGTGGTCGACGACACGCTGCAGACCTACGACCCACGCGTGTACGCGGTGGGCGAGTGCGTGCAGCATCGCCGCTCGACCTTCGGCCTGGTGGCGCCGATCTGGGACCAGGCGCGCGTGTGCGCCGCCCACCTGGCCGGCCACGGCCATCGCCGCTACGTGCAGCAGGCGACGGCCACCAAACTCAAAGTGACCGGGGTCGACCTGTACTCGGCCGGCGACATCGTCGGCGGGGAAGGGACCGAAGACCTGGTCTTGCGCGACCGCCGCGGCGGCGTGTACAAGCGCCTGGTGGTGGCGGGCAACCGCCTCACCGGCGCCGTGCTGTACGGGGACGTTCTCGATGGTCCCTGGTACTTCGAATTGATCCAGAAGCGCACCGACATCTCGGCGATGCGCGACCAGCTGTTGTTCGGTCAGGCCCTCTGCATGGCGGCCTGA
- a CDS encoding 3-hydroxybutyrate dehydrogenase, translating into MDMKDKIAVVTGAASGIGKQIATVFFQHGAKVAIADLNLEAARTAARELDPSGARAIAVAMDVTNEEQVDAGIKSVADQLGGIDVLVSNAGIQIVAPVQDFDFGQWKKMLAIHLDGAFLTTRACLKYMYAQGRGGSVIYMGSVHSKEASVLKAPYVTAKHGLIGLAKTVAKEGAKYGVRANTICPGFVRTPLVEKQIPEQAKELGISEDDVVKKVMLKETVDGEFTTVDDVAQTALFLAAFPSNALTGQSIVVSHGWYMQ; encoded by the coding sequence ATGGACATGAAAGACAAGATCGCGGTCGTCACCGGCGCCGCCAGCGGCATCGGCAAGCAGATCGCCACGGTGTTTTTCCAGCACGGCGCCAAGGTCGCCATCGCCGATTTGAACCTCGAAGCTGCCAGGACCGCGGCGCGCGAACTCGACCCCTCGGGCGCGCGCGCGATCGCGGTCGCGATGGACGTCACCAATGAAGAACAGGTCGACGCCGGCATCAAGTCGGTCGCCGACCAGCTCGGCGGCATCGACGTGCTGGTGTCGAACGCCGGCATCCAGATCGTCGCGCCGGTGCAGGACTTCGATTTCGGCCAGTGGAAGAAGATGCTGGCGATTCACCTCGACGGCGCCTTCCTCACCACGCGCGCCTGCCTGAAATACATGTACGCGCAGGGCCGCGGCGGCAGCGTGATCTACATGGGATCGGTGCACTCGAAGGAAGCGTCGGTGCTCAAGGCGCCGTACGTGACGGCCAAGCATGGCCTGATCGGCCTGGCCAAGACGGTCGCCAAGGAAGGCGCCAAGTACGGCGTGCGCGCCAACACGATCTGCCCGGGGTTCGTGCGCACCCCGCTGGTCGAAAAGCAGATTCCCGAGCAGGCCAAGGAGCTCGGCATCAGCGAGGACGACGTGGTCAAGAAGGTGATGCTGAAGGAGACCGTCGACGGGGAATTCACCACCGTCGACGACGTCGCCCAGACCGCGCTGTTCCTGGCGGCCTTCCCGTCGAACGCCCTGACCGGGCAGTCGATCGTGGTCAGCCACGGCTGGTATATGCAATAA
- a CDS encoding LysR family transcriptional regulator — MSTAQNLNISTLDRMMLVETFVRIVDAGSLSAAARQLETTQPTISRRLKTLEKSLGVPLLQRSTHAMKLTDDGMRCYARAKELIAGWQEFESEIRGAGDEPVGTLKVVAPHAFGQQQLVAPLAEYLGRYPQMTVEWLLHDRTPDFIAEGIDCAIRVGVEPDPNLVALRLGRVPRIVVAAPSLVAASALPVEPDHLMRLPWLSQTNFYRDEIALTHNDSGATAQLRFKPRLYTDNLYALCNSAVMGLGVAVTSLWAVREELARGELLAIAPSWAASPLPVDLVYPPARFYPARLRRFIDIMKVAVPQAFGISAAG, encoded by the coding sequence ATGAGCACAGCCCAAAATCTCAACATTTCTACGCTGGACCGCATGATGCTGGTCGAGACCTTCGTGCGCATCGTCGATGCCGGCAGCTTGTCGGCGGCCGCGCGCCAGCTGGAGACGACCCAGCCGACCATCAGCCGGCGCCTCAAGACGCTGGAAAAATCGCTGGGCGTGCCCCTGCTCCAGCGCTCGACCCACGCGATGAAGCTGACCGACGACGGCATGCGCTGCTACGCGCGCGCGAAGGAACTCATCGCCGGCTGGCAGGAATTCGAAAGCGAGATCCGAGGCGCCGGCGACGAGCCGGTCGGCACCCTGAAGGTAGTGGCGCCGCACGCCTTCGGCCAGCAGCAGCTGGTGGCGCCGCTGGCCGAATACCTGGGCCGTTATCCGCAGATGACGGTCGAGTGGCTGCTGCACGACCGCACGCCCGATTTCATCGCCGAGGGCATCGATTGCGCGATCCGGGTCGGCGTCGAGCCCGATCCGAACCTGGTGGCGCTGCGCCTGGGGCGGGTACCGCGCATCGTCGTCGCGGCGCCTTCGCTGGTGGCGGCGAGCGCCCTGCCCGTCGAACCGGATCACCTGATGCGCCTGCCCTGGCTGTCGCAGACCAATTTTTACCGCGACGAGATCGCGCTGACGCACAACGACAGTGGCGCCACCGCCCAGCTGCGCTTCAAGCCGCGCCTGTACACCGACAACCTGTACGCGCTGTGCAACTCGGCCGTGATGGGGCTGGGCGTGGCCGTGACGTCGCTGTGGGCGGTGCGCGAAGAGCTGGCGCGCGGCGAACTGCTGGCGATCGCCCCAAGCTGGGCGGCGTCGCCGCTGCCGGTCGACCTGGTGTACCCGCCGGCGCGCTTCTATCCGGCGCGGCTGCGGAGATTCATCGACATCATGAAGGTGGCGGTGCCGCAGGCGTTCGGGATCAGCGCGGCAGGATGA